A window of Rhipicephalus microplus isolate Deutch F79 chromosome X, USDA_Rmic, whole genome shotgun sequence genomic DNA:
agaaagaagaagaaagaaagagaaaaaaacaccagAGATGGACGAAGTTTCTTTCAAATTGTATTGTGATATGATACAAGAtacgttggcaagaaatatttgagatacagatacaagatactTGCGGGATTATTGAGTCCGACGCAGTACTTTCCACTGTATTTGAAGGTACTTCAATAGATTTGAATATTTGCTGTTATAGGTAGATATGATAAAGCACCAAATGCTTCTGCCGAAAATTTTTACTTAAAATATTCTTTGTTTAATTTAAGCAAATTTGTTTATAttgaaaacatttttttgtatCCCACGAGTTCCGTCATTCTTGCTCAAGGTAGACTAGTTTCATTTCGAAACAAACATATGGGAATCGGTTCGCTGTTTAACATGACAGCTCATTAAACGTGTGCTGTCAGAGGTTTTTGTTTGACACTATTGTATTTGATGAGTGTGGCTCTTCTACTTGCCGACCAGCAAGCGGGTTGCCATCTGAATACAACAACGTCAATAATAAGCCTCCGCACGACACCACTGCGCTTTCATTCCTTGTTCGTATACGCGCGTTATCGTTATCGCCCGACATGTGCAGAGCAGCAAATACGCCAGTAGCAATATTTTTTTATGACAGTTTCTGTTTACACTGAATACTTGAAACAGCAATTATTTTCATATTGTGCTTATCTGCTTGTTAAAGCGTTCATGAGGATCATATTCACGAATGTGCAATCTTTGAAATTTCTTCTCCGAAAAAATTAGCGCCGTCGAGTAACGTCTCAGGCGTATTGTAGTGGTACAAAGCGTCGTAGGACAGCACTGCAATTCACAATATTGCCTCCAATATTCTGGTGATTTGTAACAGCAAAAAGCTTTACGGTGGCTTAGAAAGAAGAAGACGAATATATCTTGATCAAATGGCAAGACGGTTCCGCATAAGACAAACTGGGAATAAGTATATAGTGTGTTTCACGCAACGAACCAAATATCAAATAAAAGGGGTTAACCACGACAGAATAAAACTAATCAATTCGACACGTAGAAAGCATCTTTCTTGCGCGCACTTGGCCAGCTAGACAACTGCCCTCACACAGAGGACAAAATCCCAGTTACGGGCCTACTCATTCTTCAGCGCGAGGGGTACTATAAATTTGGAGCTTGGCGGTGGGCGGCATAACGTTGGAAATTTTCGCAAATATTTAAAGTGTATTGCTGGTTAAAACATAGATTGTGGTGCCACGTATGCGAATTCTATACATCGTGCGTTTTTTTTATATAAGGAAATTCAAGAAATTGATTGGCGGTATATTCTAGCGCCACACATCTGCAGTCACGCTGAATATTAGTTGCAACACGCCTGCTGTGGTTAAATGACCCTAAGCATTAACAATGACACCAACATACGTCAAATTGGTTCAGAAAGTACCACTAACTGAAATAGTTTAATTTACCATGTTTTCATGAAGGGACCACTTAGCAGGGTTTACACCTATTTGAGTACAGACAGCTTGTTCCACCTCACATTGAGCGTGACTTTACATTGGACTTTGTAACGTCTGTTTGCCTATTTTCTATACTTCCTTCACTTTTCTTATCTGAATGGTTGCCGTTATTACTCAGAGAACGTGGTGTATACGTTAATTATGCGGTGAAACAACAACCTAGAATCAAAGAGTGACGCATGGGCGCCGCCCATTCTCAGCTCCTGTTCTCTGCACGGCCTCTTTGCTTGAGCAGAAATAACTTTTAATTGCGGCCTCATCCAACAGGAAGGAGAGGGCAGCTGACGAGCGCACCTGAATTGCGGCACACGCCTTTATGAAGCGTGGACCACGTGCCGCCTATGCGGACTTggtagagagagaaaagaaactaCTAACGACTTGCATGGAATTGCCGCCGGCGGCCATGCCGGTCTGCTCTGGAGCTTGCAGCTGAGGCAGTGGAAAGTGATGAGGAAGAGATGCTATCGCGCGACGTGAAATGGAAGGGAGCGTTTCCGTTCTGTAAGCTTGTATCACGAGCCCTCACTTTGCTTCCTGAGGCGACGCACTTGGGAGAAGGTATTGTTTCCTTATGTGTATTCTCCACGACTCAAAGTAAACCCGTCATGTAAGGCCACTATTACGGGGTCGTTATTCATGTTATTGAAGTGCCAAAGGAAAGCTATACCAAACTATTAGTGTCACGACGCTTGCGTTCGCGTGGTGCTAAGATTAGAGTGGCGGTGCACCGTCCATTCTTAGAACAGCTGATGGTGCGGTGCGTGCAAGTTTATAGACGCGAATATAGTAGGCGAGAAAATTGTGGGGTTACGAAGAAATGCGTGGAGTGAGCATGCACACGTTGAGCATAAGGGAAGCCGTATGTGAAAAGTGGGCATAAAACAAAGGATTTCAATGCAGCTGTGATGAGTTATCTCACTTGACTGGGGCTACATTCTGCTGACATTTGTTTTAAAATGGGAGCCGCAAAAGGGTGGCTTCCTTTCGCAAGTTAATAATATGACGGAACAGCAAATTTAACATGTCCAACTTGTAAACCAGTGATGGCCTAAGGTTCCACGAATTTGAATGTTACGTGATACAGAGTGGCCTATATTTTCATTTCAATGATCGTTGAGTGCGGAAATTTTATCGAATATTTCTCTAATTAGCATTTCAATTAAATAATCGGACTCTTCTTTTACCGCATATTCAACCAAGCATTACAATCCTGCACAGTCCACAATCACAATTTGGACGTCCGTGTGCGCTATAGGCACTCGTCCCAAATGCTCAATACGTGATTTGTCTTTTTTATGGCTTTGTAGTGCATGCTAATGGTGTCATGCAAAATCTACTTATGCTCTGATAGTCATGCTATTGTCACTTTTTTTGTAGTGCGAATAAAAAATAACCAGTGTCATGTCGACAAACTATTCACTTGGTTTTAACgttatatatttatacatattgGTTTAGTGTTATGACCGCAAAATACTTGTACCAGATAATGTCCTGGAGTAGAAAGTAAAAGCCACGAATGGAGTTAAAGGCCATGGCGCTTATTATGAAAGGTTACTTGTTGCGTTCAGATGTATTTTCCTTCGCGTTTATTTAATTTAGAGTGAGGGGCTCGCTTTCGGCAGGATTGATGATTTTCGGCATATCCTGTCACGTGACGCCcccgagtaaaaaaaaatggttacCTATTCGCCGCCACGGTTAAGAGTTGCGCTGGCTAACATTACCAGTGTTGCGCACGCAGGGTTACTATTAAAAATGCACGGCGTAACAGCCGCTACATTAGCACAATGATAGTGCACCGCATGTGCGATTCGGAAGCCTTCTGCTCAGTTTACTTTTTTGGCAAGTTTCTTTCTGTAAGTGTTGTTTTTGTCTAGTTTCACTTCTACATATCTTATAACTACCACTTTGTACTTAATGTCATTATCTGTCGTCTTTACAGTTTCGTGCCTAAGAAAAATGTACCCCTCGATCACTTCTCCTTCATACTTTTTGTGCCCGTTCTGCCACATGACACGGCTGTCATCGACGGTAGTACTAAGTGTGAAGGACTATTTATAATTTTTAAGAATGCGTTGCGTTGTCTTCAAACGTTATCTGGAAGCTCTTAAGAAATTGCATTGTACAATTTGATACCTGACTACTTTAGAAGTAACGGCAATTAAAACGTTAAAAGtgtcatgacgatagttatagcacgagaacagaacgacgacaaagagacaagaaagagacgagcactctttgtcgtcgttctgttattGTGCTATatctatcgtcatgtcataacaagtagcccaaactgccacacttatAAGCTAAAGGTGTGTTAGTAGTGCGATAGTTTACTACAGAATGGCATATATTAAGATAGTGTCAATACGTACATATATTTTGCTCCACTGCCGGTTTCTCGAAGCGCTTTTCCCCTGCAGAGAGGTGATTCAGTGGTATCGGTAAATGTTTAGAAGAAACGTTGACCGCTGAAGTCAGAGCCAAGAATCTTTGACGCTGAACGGCACTGCTAAGTGGCGGAAATGTTTGTCTGATCAGACGTCTGTGCACTACTTTTTCCTTTACCACGAAACCTACATTTCATTGTAGCGTGTAAATAATGAAATGTTTTTTTGTACTCAAGAAATAGTAACATATATTGTTCTATATTTTCTAATAGTCAGGCTGTATCACTGTCACTAGCCTTACAAGTGactgaaatttgaaaaaaagaaatccaAAATAAAATATAGATTTCAATATTTTGCCAGACTGAAGTATTTCTAAAAAAACGCATCGGAATTTTCACAATTCCCCCCAGTTTATGCAAAATGACGCGCCACTGACAGCGGCACCAAATATTTGGAGTACCGGTCGGTGCAAGCTGATtgctaagaaaaagaaaagaacgaaaaaacAGAGCAGCCCATTTGGTACAAATTTTATTTAAAAGCCGCAGCATTTGTACAAAATTTACAGAGAGAAGACAACAGGTGCCGTTGTACGTGGCTTGCCATCTTGCTCTTTCCCGTTATAAGGCGTAATCATTCTTGCACTCAACCCTTGAGAGAGTAACCGCCGTATCCGCCGTATCCACCGTAGCCTCCGTACCCTCCGTATCCTCCGCCGTATCCTCCGCCGAATCCACCGCCGTATCCTCCACCGTAGTGACCTCCAACCAGGTGAGCTCCCTGGCTAATCCTGTTCACGTGGTGCACAGTCTTGACGAGGAAAGAGGGCCCGGGAACAGTCTTGGTGTAGCCGAGGCCATGGCCGCCACCGTAGCCACCACCGAAGCTGGCATATCCCAAACCGTAGCCGCCACCGAAGCCGTAGCCGCCAGCGAGGCAGACTCCGGCCAGACAGCAGACAAGAAGGGCGACAACCTGAAAGAAATTGTTCGAACATGAAGTAATTCCGTGCCATGGGACTGCATTGTAACTGTTAAACTGTTGACTAGCTTTTAATAAACTCATGTGAGTTAATGGCTTATCGAGCTACATTTGCGCAATTTATACAGAGACGGTTACGATACTTGAGTTTAGATGGACATTTTCGGCTTTGCCGCACTGGATACCCCAAAAGATGATATGCGATGGTTATACCACACATTTAGGTGTCAAAGCAATGTACAAGGCTTTCTTCTCACCTTATACACACATCTACACAGTATTGAGTATGACACGTTAACTAGTTAAAAACGAAATTTTGCATTAACGAAAACACTTAAAGTGCCCTGTTAGTTGACTGTTCATAATTTGTCATGACACAGGAAAACACGTAAGAGTAAACCTGGAACGTAAATACCTTGTCAGAAATTACCAGCAATTGTATGTATACCTGTTAGTTTAAGTAGCGCGTAATAGCTAGCAGGTAGCGAACGACAACCTACAGTCCCAAAACAATGCAACAAATTTCAGTTAGAAGTGGCACGATTCAATGAAGTCGCATGAGGCAATGCTCTGAAGTCCGGGTGGACAACGACAGCTGAGGTGGTACTGCGTTGTTCACCGAGGACATACAGAGGCAAACTATGGGCAAAGGAAGGCTATTGAACGAAGGCTCCGAGGGAGCCAGGCAAGTGGTGCCCGACGAGAGAGCGGCAGCGGACCGCTCAGCTGACTCGGAAACCAGGAGCCACCGAGCGATCCATGCACTTCACTACTGCTGGCTGTGCACTCACCAGGGTCCTCATGGTTTGGCTTGCGCTTAGCTCAGAAGTGCTAAGGTGGAGTGATGCCGTCCGTTTCCTCGCCGCTGCTTATATACCCAGAGGAGGCCGGAAACACCCGCCCCATTAGAGCGTCCCCTCCCTACTCCGTTTTCTCCTCGGACCCAAATTCTGCTCCACTTCTCGCCGCTTCCTGCCGTTTCATTGATATGAGCCACTCGTGGACAAGCGCTAATATGAAAAGTAATTTGTCGCTGTACGACTCCCGCCGGGGCTTGGAAACCGGTGGGACGGCTTTCCTCCAGCCTCTTCGGATATATCTGTCTATATTTTTGTCTTGTCTCAAAAGCTTTGTATCAATCGTGCTGCTTCCAAGCAGCAAACGGCGGCAAAAATTAGTGCTctcgctttctttatttttttatttttttatttttttttgctggtcaCCTGTCTCCTCGAAAGACAAGCATCGTGTTCCACAAAGTGCAGCGCTCAGTGCCTCACACGGCTGGTCACTTCTGCGTTCCGTTTACTGCTTCTGACGTTCTCGTCGTGATTTTAGTGGCCCACCGAGTTTTACCCGTTGTCGCTCGAGGCTTCGCTGGATCGCTCGCCGTGTGCATACTCGCCTGTCCCAGCTTCGGTGTCCCGCCATTGCACGACTCCTCGCGGTCGCCTGGTGTCAGGCTGATGTTAATCAGTTCctcggaacaaaaaaaaaaaaaaggtctcctTCCTCGTGTGAGCTGGGGTAAATAAATGGCACGCGTTACATAAAGTAGTCGCGGTGTGGAAATTATGCTCTTGCAGATTATCACATGCTTACGTACGACGTTTGCCCTTTTGTAAAGTACACAGTTGCTCGCCAATGCGCTGGTATGGTGTCGAATAATTGGCACTGTGTGCGTGTTTCTATGTCACTGAATCGCGAAACTATTGCGAAGTATTTTTGGGGGTTATTGTGAGCGCTCAAAGGCATTCAACATAAAAGACTCACTGACTGAATATATGAGGTACTAATCAAGACTGGATGGTGCTAGACATATATCATCCACATAAAATGTTTGAAAAGGTAAAAATAATGCTCAGAGTCACGGCTCATTTACTGAATTAGATCACGAACAGTGAGCAACTGCCAGATATATAACGTATTCCTTCTTCGTTTGTTCTCGTGGTGGGTGCAGTGAGTAATGTCAAAATTAAACTATTCTGTGCACGTTACGACAACATGTAAGTGTGATGTCTGTGGAGCATAACATATACGAACTGCAGGGAGCTCTAATGTGCAAGCCTGTGGAGCTTAAGATATGCGTTCTTAAGATCGACAAAGTCATCGTAGATGAATCGAACGCCAGAGCTTtcacaagtaactctaaagaacttgattgatatgtggggtttaacgtcccaaaaccgccacatgattatgagagacaccgtagaggagggctccggaaatttataaaGAACTTGTAGTAATAATTGTATGTACCTAGAATTTCGTATTATGAACTGTAATGCGCACTTGATTTTTTCTTGCGAATAAGTGTCCTGGTTGTACTGAAGAAGCCCGTAATTTCGCTCGGGCTGTGACTGCTTTATTGCTGTTAGTTGTAAACGAATAAACAAGTGGTAGTATTTTGTCAGTGCTTCCGTTGAAATAATTCTTGAACCGCCCGGACTCTGGCATAGCCTACCGTAGCGACTGCTAGGATGCCTCTCGGGGACACCCTGGTAGCTTAAAATTTTCAGGACCTTTTAATAAAGTTCTCGATCTGACTGACTGACAGCTCACGTGTGATATACTGTCATGCTGACAATATCATTTGAATTAATTTTGGTACGTGACTCTTGCACTCTCGCATTGGAATTCCCAACCTCATGCTCAACGACATAGCATGCAGGCGCTAAGCTGTTGGTTGGAACCGATTGCGACAGCGTGAGTTCTCTGACATTGACGCCAGACTCTGTCCgagcggcgctgcgaaaaacgccgccaccagcgctCTCATCACCACACTGGCCGTAACTGGATAGTGCAAAgagagccgtccgcaagcgaacgtgcataggctcGATAATATATGGTAGTGCAGACAAACGACACGGACAAGAGATGGCACATTCAAAACAACACAGCACTAACTTTCAACCTGTTATCTTGAATGCAAgcgccttctcttgtccgtgtcctttgtctgcgctaTACCTTATATTATCATGCTACCACAACCTCAGTGCATAGGCTCGCTTCTTTCGTTTGTGTTGAGGCacggtttcctgaaaatcaagaaGCTTGCAAGCTTCTTACGTCCATCCATcctcacttcaaaaaaaaaaaaaaagaggaagctcatcaaagtgaactgcgggtacaatacaaaagatgtttcagttatttACGCGTGCTGCGACTCGCAATTGCAGTGCAAGCCAGCAACGCACGACATCTAGTTAGTCGAGTGCTGCGGCATGCGTTCTGTAACGCCTTAATGCGCTAAATTTGGGCATACACATCatgccaaagcgatgaagtaCTACACGAGCAATGTATATTACGATCAATGTTACGAAGCAATGGTCTCGGTGATTTCCAccattgcagttgcattctccgtTCATCTCTCACTCGCTCTGCGTTAAATGGCTTCATTACATATCATAGAAGTCCTTCTGTTTGTATATACTGCTAATGGAGAtgcatgcgtgtccactttcttgATGCACAACGAACGGCAAAGCTGATGCCTCAGAAATTGCTCCAGCCATCGCGGAgaccaacggcaaaaaaaaaaaaaaaactgattgtggTCACGTCTATCATTTTGTGATTTACCTGTAAAACGCACGCCTTCGCATTTCCTAGTGAAAGCCGAAACTTACAGCCTTCAAAGCCTACGTGCGCGATTTTGTGTGGTGACGGCCACTTCAGATTATCAGTGATTGTGGCGCACGTGATGTTTGTCTCGCGCGTCACCATTCTGAACTGTTGCGCTGCGCGCACCGCGGTCAAAGACTCTGTTTAGCTTCATAATCAGAGTTACCACGGTTCTCCGTCAATGCTACTCAAGACAATAACAGGACACCTACACTATCACACTTTCTAATGCGACCAGCTGTGGAGAATGCGAGTGTAATTCGtttacccaacacgttcgcaacggccCGTATGCAGCGCTCTCACCGTTATGCTTCGTGAAAGCTACGGAAATCCGTAAAACTGAAGTCCTTTACGTCTGTGGCAGTTCACAACGCAACAGTGTTGTCGACTGAAGTATTTCTTCGTTGAGCgtggagctgttgcgtctgctcttctTGTCACCGtcgttctggcgagtgaaccagcaatcACTTCATGGCAATTAGGTGACACGTCCGACTAGCGGTGAGAAATTCTTAGCTCTTTTTCTGAGTATTCAATACCTAAACACACCTGATAATTAACCCAATCATCGTTTCACACGCACTAGTTGCACATGgctgcgcagcaaactgtgcaatgGAGTCGGGCGGAGCACTAcccaaaactgcgtcgacaggtggcgaTACGTATCTAAAAAAAACTCCAAAGCCTATTAGACGCCTATTAGAGCACATGCCACTACACGTAATGCATAAGCCGCGTTTTGATTGCAAGGCCATTTCACTTGTTTGTAATAACCAAGGTCACTCTTGTACGCGTATTGCGCCATGTGTTCTCGTTTCGATTTACATCGGCTTTCAGTTAGGAGGTAATTCCTTCCTTTATCACCTTTGATTCCCTCCGCCACTTTTCACAGCATGGTAGAAAGCACTTACACTGGCTAACCTCCTCATCCTTCACTCTTATTTGATGTATTCAActagcaattattattattattattagtagtagtagtagtagtagcagtagtattaAATCTGCTCACAGaggtacacagaaaaaaaagtaaaagaaaacaggCCGACAAATGCCGCCTAAGGTGTGCGCAATGCctgcttattcttttgggaggaaGGAAAAGAGAGAGCAAATGAAGAGAGGAGGAGATTTCGAGTAAATTTGACAGCAGCAAGCAGTCATACCCGCTTTATCAAAAGTACATGTACGAATACCGTCCACTTGAGCGCTAATGTAAATACACAGATGGAGGCTGGAAGTGGTGAAAAATGAAGCGACAAAAAGAGTGTTAATAACCAACTCgccacctcggccacgagggacggTGGCTAACACTCCTAGGGATTACATGCACAGGGATACTAAATGAAGTGCGTTAGGAAACTCCTTCCGTTCAAGCTGACTTGGGAGGGCATAGAACGTGTAATTAGAAAGCTATGACATCACTTCCTACCACCGGAAAAAGTTAGTTTTTTCGACTTTAATTTCTTTCATTTTAGGTCATAATAACAGCACTGCAGTTCAAGACAAAAACTAATGTCCGATATACTTTCGCGTAACTACTCTAATTGCCTGTTGGATTTATTTGGTTGTGTCTAACGAGAAAATGAGCGCCTTGAAAACTTTTCCTTCTTTGTTCATTGAAGGAAAAATGGCGTTAAGCCCTcatgcag
This region includes:
- the LOC119175497 gene encoding uncharacterized protein LOC119175497; the protein is MRTLVVALLVCCLAGVCLAGGYGFGGGYGLGYASFGGGYGGGHGLGYTKTVPGPSFLVKTVHHVNRISQGAHLVGGHYGGGYGGGFGGGYGGGYGGYGGYGGYGGYGGYSLKG